A genomic region of Nakaseomyces glabratus chromosome C, complete sequence contains the following coding sequences:
- a CDS encoding uncharacterized protein (CAGL0C01859g~Has domain(s) with predicted integral component of membrane localization), protein METPCPPERRLHHMVFSRLPPKTRLDTAQLTKQKARSIVQRKAQRHKHKNTKHKTHTLRTMRTRPLISRVLKGWRIGCTLEDYKIEPDEMLSSKPDATLDHNDHKYKKLYRLCLAKSTAYTKLRWVVELSLVVLFLSRFKPLPDCYVYDGKWFDDLYCFLSGCTYGFVNDKVLQQYNEYLDVGEKPDVFHPILSRPSEFKFWHYCIRTTVYYILWELLVSQCRPLFWPLAFVLHSTYCLAYVFKVFLRSENPTHQFYLDVCKRHTMARWISGIGLLSFVLFLYRCHYAWELCYYALGISILDAFIMCLTRMHDIYSQQPKDNSQEANEASMEFRPYLRNSPEFILWCICIKHTVWFLVLSLFEVRYDQEDIVVFIFFYDVYWTVICVIKAVLLMNSYGTYQHRYVNEMRWLQDTMALDGVLKCPPCM, encoded by the exons ATGGAGACGCCTTGCCCCCCAGAAAGGAGGTTGCACCACATGGTCTTTTCAAGATTACCGCCCAAAACCCGCCTAGACACAGCCCAGCTAACAAAGCAAAAAGCTCGTTCCATCGTACAAAGAAAGGCACAGAGacacaaacacaaaaaCACAAAACACAAAACACACACCCTTAGAACCATGCGCACAAGACCACTT ATCAGCCGAGTACTGAAGGGATGGCGGATTGGCTGTACACTGGAGGATTACAAGATTGAACCTGATGAAATGTTGTCTTCGAAGCCAGACGCTACACTTGACCACAATGACCACAAgtataaaaaattatacCGATTATGCTTGGCCAAGAGTACAGCATATACCAAATTGAGATGGGTGGTAGAGCTAAGCTTGGTAGTGCTGTTTTTAAGCCGTTTTAAGCCTTTGCCGGATTGTTACGTTTATGATGGTAAATGGTTTGACGACCtatattgttttttatcGGGGTGCACATATGGATTTGTAAATGATAAGGTTTTACAAcaatataatgaatattTGGACGTCGGCGAGAAGCCTGATGTTTTCCATCCAATTTTGAGTAGGCCATCTGAGTTCAAATTCTGGCACTATTGTATCAGAACCACTGTATATTACATACTCTGGGAATTACTCGTATCTCAATGTAGGCCATTATTCTGGCCTCTCGCGTTTGTTTTACACAGCACATATTGCTTGGCTTATGTGTTTAAGGTATTTTTGCGGAGTGAAAACCCAACACACCAATTTTACTTGGACGTATGCAAGCGACATACCATGGCGAGGTGGATATCAGGGATAGGCTTGTTGTCCtttgttttatttctttataGGTGTCATTACGCATGGGAACTGTGTTACTATGCACTTGGAATCTCCATTTTGGATGCGTTCATTATGTGTCTGACAAGAATGCACGATATATATTCACAACAACCCAAAGACAACAGTCAGGAAGCGAATGAAGCGTCCATGGAATTCCGTCCATATCTAAGGAATTCACCCGAGTTTATACTGTGGTGCATTTGCATCAAGCACACTGTGTGGTTTCTAGTTCTATCATTGTTTGAAGTCAGGTATGATCAAGAAGATATCGTTGTTTTCATATTCTTTTACGACGTATATTGGACTGTAATATGTGTGATAAAAGCTGTCCTGCTTATGAACAGCTACGGTACATACCAGCATCGGTATGTGAATGAGATGCGATGGTTACAAGATACAATGGCCTTGGATGGCGTTTTGAAGTGCCCTCCTTGCATGTAG
- a CDS encoding uncharacterized protein (CAGL0C01881g~Ortholog(s) have phospholipid binding activity, role in budding cell apical bud growth, cell separation after cytokinesis and cellular bud neck, cytoplasm, mating projection tip, plasma membrane localization) encodes MVPVYVCVNEYRRRMEDEIDMKPGDKIEVLMDDGEYKDGWYQGKNLRTAQVGLYPAVFTQPIGHTTRTTAKSDRRVPTPKLDHGNFVDTRMSGAGGHAVGAVGAVGAASAVGAETPPLSASSVATSAVHSTLNDIDLALAELRKDSVTLSQPPQVSGESLPPTPMSRDSGAGFAAGNPVSHGHASHTGHASYSVPLSRDRIIAWAPKDVAEYMLSRGFDFTTASKFQKHQITGIILLEMQTNMLKEIEISSFGIRFELEKEINHLRSVVYNNSTPRLHSNNWDGSRSASQNTNRDSVLISPPSQMVSSQTEKPYRSLDNLQNPARIRKSSTSNRPASTIISSESYNRRPSEIHSLSSRVPTGGLSVPGSNNSSNPNFNPALYAVPVDEILKDGTIFESPGRAPKPPSYPSPVQPPQSPMAKPNKGNSPYMVAPPKFESRTPSLASSASLVNSSNSILTSSSDLGNNSSKFKFPANQNDKVSGLLAPSKEISPSLEMDGLSGRTSSSGTRDVALGDSDTPINLPNHSRKSSGLKRNSVVYKTHKKSESGGSFVELFNRISMLSPGKDEDPINGHKRSSSSATYQSHTHRRSASNATIQHHSRNSSQNLNHMRQPSIDEQRHRRNSSQNLAHMRQPSMDGARHRRNSSRLSFFGGKGDNLLQTLSPNVLTSQSHSRKGSYITSPFKQQFTDAVTNLESPTANSNGILSPSKAKSPQKFTSPLKSTPNTTKHDDKKTGEKPLVHKNRIDNILKDEEEKKRSVSETAVKDKSSRLARPIRPANNKQQTSAFQEGLRSITVQEAMKTADCSGWMSKKGSGPMGTWKERFFVLHGTRLSYFASVNDTKERGLIDITAHRVVPANEDDKLVALYAASVGKGRFCIKLLPPQPGSKKGLTFTQPKIHYLAVETKDEMRAWLSALIKATIDFDTSVPVISSYATPTVSLSKAKEMLSEARKLTQERDNERRFDETDEDKLYWEEQLQQNSSSSLADSKKLDQFGQEYF; translated from the coding sequence atggTTCCtgtgtatgtgtgtgtgaATGAGTACAGGCGACGGATGGAGGATGAGATAGACATGAAGCCCGGGGACAAGATCGAGGTGCTGATGGATGACGGGGAGTACAAGGACGGGTGGTACCAAGGGAAGAATCTGCGCACCGCGCAGGTCGGGCTGTACCCGGCGGTGTTCACACAGCCCATCGGCCATACGACTAGAACCACCGCGAAGTCAGATAGACGTGTGCCCACGCCCAAGCTAGACCACGGGAACTTCGTAGATACCAGAATGTCGGGAGCGGGTGGCCACGCTGTGGGCGCTGTGGGCGCTGTGGGTGCTGCTAGCGCTGTGGGTGCGGAGACACCGCCGCTCAGCGCTAGCAGTGTGGCCACTAGCGCCGTGCACTCGACGCTGAACGACATAGACCTTGCGCTGGCGGAGCTGAGGAAGGACTCGGTGACGCTGAGCCAGCCTCCGCAGGTGTCAGGCGAGTCGCTGCCGCCCACTCCCATGTCTCGAGACAGCGGTGCTGGGTTCGCGGCAGGCAACCCCGTCAGCCATGGCCATGCCAGCCATACTGGCCATGCTAGCTATAGTGTTCCGCTGTCCAGGGATAGGATCATCGCCTGGGCGCCGAAGGATGTCGCAGAGTATATGCTTTCCCGGGGGTTTGACTTCACCACCGCTTCGAAGTTCCAGAAACACCAGATTACGGGTATCATCTTGCTTGAGATGCAGACCAACATGCTGAAGGAGATAGAGATCAGCTCGTTCGGGATACGCTTCGAGCTGGAGAAGGAGATCAACCACTTGCGTTCCGTAGTTTACAACAATAGCACGCCGCGGTTGCATAGCAACAACTGGGATGGCTCCAGGTCAGCGTCGCAGAACACTAATAGAGACAGCGTGCTCATCTCGCCTCCGAGCCAGATGGTGTCATCGCAGACTGAGAAACCGTACCGCTCGTTGGACAATTTGCAAAATCCAGCAAGGATACGGAAATCTTCTACTTCAAACAGGCCTGCATCGACCATCATCTCGTCGGAGTCCTATAACAGAAGACCTAGTGAAATTCATAGTCTATCCTCCAGAGTTCCAACGGGCGGACTCTCCGTCCCAGGCTCAAATAATAGCTCTAACCCAAACTTTAACCCAGCATTGTATGCTGTGCCAGTGGATGAAATACTGAAGGACGGCACAATATTTGAGTCCCCCGGAAGAGCACCAAAACCACCTTCTTATCCAAGCCCAGTACAACCACCTCAATCGCCAATGGCAAAGCCAAACAAAGGTAACAGCCCTTACATGGTCGCACCTCCTAAGTTTGAGAGTAGAACCCCATCATTGGCATCCAGTGCATCGTTGGTCAATTCCAGCAATTCAATCCTTACGAGCTCCTCGGACCTGGGGAATAATTCATCTAAGTTTAAATTTCCTGCTAACCAGAACGACAAGGTCTCGGGATTACTAGCACCCAGCAAAGAGATCTCCCCCAGCTTGGAAATGGATGGCCTAAGCGGGAGAACAAGCTCTTCGGGAACAAGAGATGTTGCTCTGGGTGATTCTGACACACCAATCAATCTACCTAATCATTCGAGGAAATCAAGTGGTCTGAAGAGAAACTCTGTCGTATACAAGACGCATAAGAAAAGTGAATCCGGTGGTTCCTTCGTTGAACTCTTCAACAGGATATCCATGCTTTCTCCAGGGAAAGATGAAGATCCGATTAACGGACATAAAAGATCTTCAAGCTCTGCTACGTATCAAAGTCATACGCATAGAAGATCAGCCAGCAACGCTACAATCCAACATCATTCTAGAAACTCATCTCAAAACTTGAATCATATGAGGCAGCCATCAATAGATGAACAGAGACACAGAAGAAACTCCTCGCAAAATTTAGCTCATATGAGACAGCCCTCAATGGATGGAGCCAGACATAGAAGGAACTCTTCAAGGTTGTCATTCTTTGGAGGTAAAGGTGATAACTTACTACAAACATTGTCTCCTAATGTACTGACAAGTCAAAGTCATAGTCGTAAAGGCTCTTATATTACAAGTCCTTTCAAGCAACAATTTACAGACGCCGTGACAAATTTGGAGTCACCGACTGCAAATAGCAATGGTATATTATCTCCCAGCAAGGCCAAATCTCCTCAAAAATTCACGTCCCCACTTAAGTCAACACCTAACACTACAAAACATGACGACAAGAAAACTGGTGAGAAACCACTTGTtcataaaaatagaattgatAACATCCTGAAggatgaggaagaaaagaaaaggtcGGTAAGTGAAACGGCCGTTAAAGATAAATCTTCAAGACTAGCAAGGCCAATAAGACCAGCAAATAATAAACAGCAAACATCAGCATTCCAGGAAGGTCTTAGATCAATCACTGTTCAGGAGGCTATGAAAACTGCAGATTGTTCTGGTTGGATGAGTAAAAAAGGTAGTGGGCCTATGGGTACATGGAAAGAAAGATTTTTTGTGTTACATGGGACAAGGTTGTCATATTTTGCTAGTGTAAATGATACGAAAGAACGTGGTTTGATTGATATCACAGCACACCGTGTTGTTCCGGctaatgaagatgataagTTAGTTGCACTCTATGCCGCAAGTGTAGGAAAGGGTAGATTCTGTATCAAATTATTACCTCCACAACCAGGTTCCAAAAAGGGTTTGACATTCACACAGCCAAAGATACACTATTTGGCTGTTGAAACTAAGGATGAAATGAGAGCATGGCTTTCAGCATTGATAAAAGCTACTATAGATTTTGATACATCTGTTCCTGTCATAAGTTCATATGCAACTCCTACTGTCTCTTTGTCAAAGGCCAAAGAAATGTTGTCTGAGGCTAGAAAGTTGACACAAGAAAGAGACAACGAAAGGAGATTCGATGAGACCGATGAAGATAAGCTTTACTGGGAAGAACAATTACAGCAGAACAGTTCAAGTTCGTTGGCTGATTCGAAAAAGCTGGACCAATTTGGTCAGGAgtatttttaa
- the CDC27 gene encoding anaphase promoting complex subunit CDC27 (CAGL0C01903g~Ortholog(s) have DNA binding, ubiquitin-protein transferase activity) encodes MVDSNGKSVPESEEDSNSLERIQQLQDVIRSCLEDLSYDSAEFYGEIMHAECSILDKSHFYLPYYEYYYCLALYLNGKHLVAMKAAEPYIERNLATCFVFAKSALALSKHMDKAITSLLRFLKSSNEIEMESSERSLLKFDIIEGNEKENRNERMPLPHGPTEATVHCLLGNLYYKISKMDDSKGHYQKALSYNPYLWEAMAQLNKMGTSVDLPNHYRTLEKRNREWTEYYRTPLLVYNTESAINNPLSLGIPPDTITSHQQSNSKHRAKSSFQSTSRVKKARPFSSGSSLLFTPFKSTNSPPVVRTTNTTTSAFISTTSPSSNSGPASQNSFSSAHKTPSYAVKGVSSGGPLFANSNNKITYKSNHSSVNSQAKSKTKGKLFSTPPSKLFSTNENHRDTLTKTPQTIKSSNEFQDLTFREEDEIDESQLAMKLLSNNGKEMKLSDLSYIFGLIAKCCSTYDAYKAIRLFHNCIPDHIVKNMPWCLAQLGKLHYEIVNYEMASIYFMQLFELQPYRISDTEIFSTLLWHLQDYKRLASLVDYLLTYYPNKPETWCCVGNYLSLKKDHEDAIEAFEKATKIDPKFAYAYTLQGHECSSNDSFDAAKKCFRKAIACDPRHYNAYYGMGIYSMKLGHYDEALLYFEKARQIYPINAVLICCCGVALEKLEYQDKALEYYELACTLQPNSNLARFKRANLLYAMGRYNLALQSFEELSKLTPEEPTVHFVLGQLYQIMGRKNEAIREFTVAMNLDPKGNQLILDALEKCHRQE; translated from the coding sequence ATGGTTGATTCGAATGGGAAGTCCGTGCCGGAATCTGAAGAGGATAGCAATAGCCTAGAACGTATACAACAGTTGCAGGATGTGATCAGAAGCTGTTTAGAAGACCTAAGCTACGACTCTGCTGAATTTTACGGTGAAATCATGCATGCAGAATGCTCAATACTGGATAAATCACATTTCTACCTACCGTACTATGAGTATTATTACTGCTTAGCGTTATACTTGAATGGGAAACACCTTGTTGCAATGAAGGCTGCTGAGCCATATATAGAAAGAAACCTGGCAACATGCTTTGTGTTTGCCAAATCTGCGCTGGCATTGTCAAAACATATGGACAAGGCAATTACATCGCTACTCCGATTCCTGAAGTCCAGTAATGAAATAGAAATGGAAAGTTCTGAGAGAAGtcttttaaaatttgatattatcGAAGGAaatgagaaagaaaaccGGAATGAGCGGATGCCATTACCACATGGTCCCACTGAGGCGACTGTACACTGTCTGTTGGGTAACTTGTATTATAAAATATCTAAAATGGATGATAGTAAGGGACACTATCAAAAGGCGTTGTCCTATAACCCTTATTTATGGGAGGCCATGGCACAACTGAATAAAATGGGTACTAGTGTTGATCTTCCTAACCACTACAGAACtttagaaaaaagaaatagagAATGGACAGAATATTATAGAACCCCCCTCTTAGTATACAATACAGAATCCGCTATTAATAACCCCCTATCATTAGGAATTCCACCTGATACTATTACTTCTCACCAACaatcaaattcaaagcATAGAGCCAAATCAAGTTTTCAAAGTACTTCACGAGTAAAGAAAGCACGACCATTCTCATCAGGTTCATCACTGTTGTTTACCCCTTTCAAAAGTACTAATTCCCCTCCTGTGGTGAGAACTACAAACACTACCACATCTGCATTTATTTCAACGACTTCTCCTAGTTCTAATTCTGGTCCAGCCTCCCAAAATTCTTTTAGTAGTGCTCATAAGACACCATCATATGCTGTTAAAGGAGTCAGCAGCGGGGGACCACTCTTTGCCAACTCGAACAACAAGATCACGTATAAAAGTAACCACTCTTCAGTCAATTCGCAGGCGAAATCAAAGACTAAAGgcaaattattttcaacaCCTCCATCAAAACTTTTCTCAACTAATGAAAACCATAGAGATACATTAACTAAAACACCtcaaacaataaaaagCTCTAACGAATTTCAAGATCTAACTTTTAGagaggaagatgaaattgatgaatcTCAATTGGCCATGAAATTGTTATCAAACAACGGCAAAGAAATGAAGCTTTCCGATCTgtcatatatatttggGTTGATCGCAAAATGCTGTTCGACGTATGATGCATATAAAGCAATCCGTTTGTTCCACAATTGTATCCCTGACCACATAGTAAAAAATATGCCCTGGTGTCTAGCCCAACTTGGTAAACTTCATTACGAGATTGTTAATTATGAAATGGCATCAATATACTTTATGCAGCTTTTTGAACTACAACCTTATAGGATATCGGACactgaaatattttctaCGTTACTGTGGCATTTACAAGATTATAAAAGGTTAGCTAGCCTTGTTGACTATTTGCTAACTTACTATCCTAATAAACCCGAAACTTGGTGTTGTGTAGGTAATTATCTTTCTTTAAAGAAAGATCATGAAGATGCAATTGAAGCGTTTGAGAAAGCTACTAAGATTGACCCAAAGTTTGCTTATGCATACACTTTACAAGGCCATGAATGCTCTTCCAACGACTCGTTTGATGCCGCTAAAAAGTGCTTTAGGAAAGCAATTGCGTGTGATCCAAGACATTACAATGCATATTACGGTATGGGTATATATTCGATGAAGCTAGGACATTATGATGAAGcattattgtattttgaAAAAGCCCGACAGATATACCCCATAAATGCTGTTTTAATTTGCTGTTGTGGTGTTGCACTCGAAAAACTCGAATACCAAGACAAGGCCCTTGAATACTATGAACTGGCATGCACTCTTCAACCAAATTCTAACCTTGCAAGGTTTAAGAGAGCCAATCTGTTGTATGCTATGGGCCGCTATAACTTAGCTCTCCAGAgctttgaagaattgaGTAAATTAACACCGGAGGAACCAACAGTGCACTTTGTGCTGGGACAGTTGTATCAGATAATGGGTCGCAAAAATGAAGCAATACGAGAATTCACCGTTGCGATGAATTTAGATCCAAAGGGAAACCAGTTAATTTTGGATGCACTTGAAAAATGCCATAGGCAAGAATGA
- the MFA2 gene encoding mating pheromone a (CAGL0C01919g~Putative a-factor pheromone): MQPTIEATQKDNTQEKRDNYIVKGFFWSPDCVIA, encoded by the coding sequence ATGCAACCAACTATTGAAGCCACTCAAAAGGATAACACTCAAGAAAAGAGGGACAATTATATTGTCAAAGGGTTTTTCTGGAGTCCAGATTGTGTAATCGCTTAG
- the RAI1 gene encoding decapping nuclease (CAGL0C01925g~Ortholog(s) have GDP binding, RNA pyrophosphohydrolase activity, role in nuclear-transcribed mRNA catabolic process, exonucleolytic, 5'-3' and cytosol, nucleus localization) yields the protein MGISANLFVNQKGTTTALKQPKEIGYYSRNQTEEYLVSDDINLRYYYLPDQEIEHGIDLSAGASKFRDVAKDFKDRCSLKGLLDTLMEYEKKKNKKSNVDIITFRGIMSKLIRASMEPPNFNKVDLRIVSYDGQLFIKDVSDYNAATNESNSSGVNSRQQAGTSRQQIDTYTGYKFEGIATLDKPLPYVEREVIEKRPRKILNNGDEYITVVRTGVGECKVVLGAEIDCIFDFKEEGKDNLKHYTELKCSSQISTTNDVRRFEKKMFRAWLQCFLVGVPRVIYGFRDDQYMLKTVEEFSTEEIPVIIKANNPTLGQSCLDAIKWYGLFTDWLLKIIPREQSGNIRAYRLVYENNHLRLSEIEEQDGEYSRYVLEDGILTPEFKEWRESLRVPSEETPKAD from the coding sequence ATGGGGATCAGTGCGAATTTGTTTGTCAATCAGAAAGGTACCACTACGGCGTTGAAACAGCCAAAGGAGATAGGCTACTACTCCAGAAATCAAACTGAGGAGTACTTAGTTAGCGACGATATTAACCTGAGATATTACTACCTACCTGATCAAGAGATTGAGCATGGTATTGATCTTTCCGCGGGTGCAAGTAAGTTTAGGGATGTCGCAAAAGATTTCAAAGACCGGTGTAGTTTGAAAGGCCTGCTAGATACTCTTATGGAGtatgagaagaagaagaataagaaaTCCAATGTAGATATTATAACATTTAGAGGTATTATGTCAAAGCTGATCAGAGCCTCAATGGAGCCACCAAACTTCAATAAGGTTGATTTGCGGATAGTTTCCTATGATGGGCAATTATTCATTAAGGATGTTTCAGATTACAATGCCGCAACTAATGAGAGCAATAGCAGTGGCGTAAATAGCAGACAGCAAGCGGGGACTTCAAGGCAGCAGATAGATACTTACACGGGTTACAAATTTGAAGGTATAGCTACCTTGGATAAGCCATTGCCATATGTTGAGAGAGAAGTCATTGAGAAAAGACCTCgtaaaatattgaataatGGTGATGAATACATAACGGTGGTGAGGACAGGTGTTGGGGAGTGTAAAGTTGTATTGGGTGCTGAGATCGACTGTATATTCGACTTCAAGGAAGAGGGCAAAGATAACTTGAAACATTACACCGAACTGAAGTGTAGTTCACAAATATCAACAACCAATGATGTAAGaagatttgaaaagaagatgttCAGAGCATGGTTACAATGCTTTCTGGTGGGTGTGCCCAGAGTGATTTACGGTTTCAGAGATGATCAGTACATGCTCAAGACAGTTGAAGAATTCAGCACAGAAGAGATCCCAGTGATTATCAAGGCTAACAATCCAACGTTGGGGCAATCCTGTCTAGATGCCATCAAATGGTATGGACTGTTCACTGACTGGCTTTTAAAGATTATACCAAGAGAACAGAGCGGTAATATAAGAGCATACCGTCTGGTGTACGAAAACAACCACTTGAGGTTGTCAGAGATAGAGGAACAAGATGGTGAATACTCCAGGTATGTGCTAGAAGATGGCATTTTGACACCTGAATTTAAAGAATGGAGGGAGTCACTAAGAGTCCCATCTGAGGAAACCCCAAAAGCTGATTAA